A portion of the Pleuronectes platessa chromosome 15, fPlePla1.1, whole genome shotgun sequence genome contains these proteins:
- the lrrc32 gene encoding transforming growth factor beta activator LRRC32: protein MIRRLCRVCHQLRVSTMVVLQLLVPLLVSCVVASAGPPRHLPPCQVVQMDVLCSDRSLRSAPVDLPPGVHLLDLSRNQVQNLSRETLAYHTGFYHLNLHANKIHFIQPGLFKDMTELKVLDLSKNHLNVFALSKTSIGRLTAVESLDLSGNGLYTDMSDYFLDDSPSLANLSLNSNSITKIAQNTFSGSLSLEKISLHNNVILEIEDGAFDSLRHLTDLDLSKNSITCITDFNLYNLKALNLSMNSVEHFHSASSDHLFNLLKLDLSENKMLYFPFLPRTNMLQYLDISRNHIQSVNVSGSPEKTANVFLTQLQYLDMSYNRLKSIPESFFCFMRSLEVLNISNNCIGSFSITAEGLLPTVKIINLSFNSLQSLTFGENTLQSLETLFLQGNDITTLNYHVFQKLPSIKYLQLQQNNLKICDSEPNPLEPELTNQNQLDPPDCVSLSSVRSLHFLYLSENNLQYLPANAFANTPLRLLDLSLNPGLDMDKDSLCGLEHSLVHLLLRENNISSLHTDLSLLQGLKHVDLSTNQLTSLPVWNKESSIESLNLQNNNLVTLESSTMVALEHSLKTLYMGSNPLNCCSNLDFLNMVQRSAVVVPDIETVTCVHEDFSEPVNIEKLTEGMCQASGKTMYIVVGVLALIVVMIAVALLVQQSQSRKRKRIIRFRA, encoded by the exons ATGATCAGGAGGTTGTGCAGAGTTTGTCATCAACTGAGAGTGAG CACCATGGtcgtcctccagctgctcgTCCCGCTGCTGGTCAGCTGCGTGGTGGCGTCCGCTGGTCCACCCCGACACCTCCCCCCCTGCCAAGTT GTCCAGATGGACGTGCTGTGCAGCGACCGGAGCCTCAGAAGTGCACCGGTCGACCTTCCCCCCGGCGTCCACCTGCTGGACCTTTCCCGTAACCAGGTGCAGAACCTCAGCCGGGAAACTCTGGCGTACCACACCGGCTTCTATCACCTGAACCTGCACGCCAACAAGATCCACTTCATCCAGCCGGGCCTCTTCAAGGACATGACGGAGCTGAAGGTTCTGGATCTGTCCAAGAATCATCTGAATGTCTTTGCTCTTTCCAAAACCAGCATCGGGCGTCTCACGGCTGTGGAGTCGCTGGATCTTTCGGGGAACGGGTTGTACACGGACATGTCAGACTACTTCCTGGACGATTCTCCGTCCCTGGCGAACCTTTCTCTGAACAGCAACAGCATCACGAAAATAGCACAAAATACCTTCAGCGGATCTTTGTCCTTGGAGAAAATCAGCCTCCACAATAACGTGATCCTGGAGATCGAGGACGGAGCGTTTGACTCGTTGCGTCATCTGACCGATCTCGATTTGTCCAAGAATTCCATCACGTGCATCACGGACTTTAATCTCTACAATTTGAAAGCGCTCAATCTGAGCATGAACAGCGTGGAGCATTTCCACAGCGCGAGCTCCGATCATCTGTTCAACCTTTTAAAACTCGACCtgagtgaaaacaaaatgctttactTTCCATTCCTCCCCAGAACCAACATGCTTCAGTATCTCGACATTTCGCGCAACCACATCCAGAGCGTCAACGTCTCGGGGAGTCCTGAGAAAACGGCAAATGTCTTTTTAACGCAACTTCAATACCTGGACATGAGTTACAACCGACTCAAATCCATACCGGAGTCATTTTTCTGCTTTATGAGATCACTTGAGGTCCTGAATATCAGCAATAACTGCATCGGCTCGTTTTCTATAACTGCAGAAGGTCTTCTACCGACAGTGAAGATTATAAATCTCAGCTTTAATTCCCTGCAGAGTCTGACATTCGGGGAAAACACTCTGCAATCGCTGGAAACACTTTTCCTACAAGGGAATGACATCACCACCCTGAACTATCACGTATTCCAAAAACTTCCAAGTATCAAATACCTGCAGCTCCAACAGAACAATCTGAAAATCTGTGACTCAGAGCCAAATCCTTTAGAACCAGAGCTGACGAACCAGAACCAGCTGGATCCTCCCGACTGTGTTTCCTTGTCCTCTGTGCGCAGCTTGCACTTCCTGTACCTCTCGGAAAACAATCTGCAGTATCTGCCTGCAAATGCTTTTGCCAACACCCCTCTGAGGTTGCTGGACTTGTCCCTGAACCCGGGCCTGGACATGGACAAAGACTCCCTCTGTGGTCTGGAGCACTCGCTGGTTCACCTCCTCCTGAGGGAAAACAACATTTCCAGTCTCCACACAGATCTGTCCCTGCTGCAGGGTCTCAAACACGTAGACCTGTCCACCAACCAGTTGACGTCCCTGCCCGTGTGGAACAAAGAGTCCTCCATCGAGTCCTTAAACCTGCAGAACAACAACCTGGTCACGCTGGAGAGCAGCACCATGGTCGCTCTGGAGCACTCGCTGAAAACCCTCTACATGGGCTCCAACCCCCTGAACTGCTGCAGCAACCTCGACTTCCTCAACATGGTCCAGCGCTCGGCCGTGGTCGTCCCCGACATCGAGACAGTGACCTGTGTCCACGAGGACTTTTCAGAGCCGGTCAACATCGAGAAGCTGACCGAGGGGATGTGCCAGGCGTCGGGCAAAACCATGTACATCGTAGTCGGGGTGCTGGCGTTGATAGTCGTGATGATCGCGGTGGCACTTCTCGTTCAACAGAGCCAATCGAGGAAAAGAAAGCGCATCATAAGATTCAGAGCGTAA